Proteins from a single region of Gaiellales bacterium:
- a CDS encoding STAS domain-containing protein: MSAAQIPRGLELDAEQTDRATSLICRGTLDIRGVPRLRMAIDAALARPSVLVYIDLEDVTSADAAGARLIAATIRRCTAERVHLELWPGAAVERMLVALGVTLPRRAYPSRPCALPGGPGATSPAQVSHRHPVWAIPAARAPASMGR; encoded by the coding sequence ATGAGCGCGGCGCAGATCCCGCGCGGCCTCGAGCTCGACGCCGAGCAGACCGACCGGGCCACGAGCCTCATATGCCGCGGGACGCTCGACATCCGCGGCGTGCCGCGGCTGCGGATGGCGATCGATGCGGCGCTCGCGCGGCCGAGCGTGCTGGTCTACATCGATCTCGAGGACGTCACCTCGGCCGACGCTGCCGGCGCCCGGCTGATCGCGGCGACGATCCGGCGCTGCACGGCCGAACGGGTCCACCTCGAGCTGTGGCCCGGGGCCGCGGTCGAGCGGATGCTGGTCGCGCTCGGCGTCACCCTGCCGCGGCGGGCCTACCCGTCGCGGCCGTGTGCGCTCCCCGGTGGGCCCGGCGCCACGTCTCCGGCCCAGGTTTCGCACCGTCATCCCGTTTGGGCGATACCAGCCGCGAGAGCACCCGCGAGCATGGGCCGATGA
- a CDS encoding LuxR C-terminal-related transcriptional regulator, producing MELAAVAPAEQTSPAPPPFDVIDSKVRVPAVPEGSVSRVGLVNRLRTTTTTPVVLVAAPAGYGKTTLLAQWAARDERPAAWVTIDERDNDPLVLVRHLAVALGGARPLPPSLLEALGTPGASVWARALPRLVAAIEAGRDAFVMVLDRADRLHEREALDAVETLAAHIPEGSILALAGRNAPALPIGRMRANGRVLEIEADALALSRREATLLLRGAGVDPSDDEVRYLVEQTEGWPAGLVLAARCMQRPNQRLGEPLELAGDDRYLADYVRGEHLADLDAETLTFLRRSAVLSRMSGPLCDAVLETSGSGRRLRAIDRSNLFVVPLDASGKWYRYHHLFRDVLLRELEDIEAERIPELNERAADWFEAHGDMEAALDPAAAAGDVDRVARILGSVALPAVSSGRAGSVEQWLDGFPGRDELDRYPGVATLGAWVHAVRGSSEEAHQWLRAAEGGTPDAEMPDGCLSARPWTAVVRAAMCSHGADRMLADAESALADLPTDSRWYPIALLLRGAALTLLGEIDEADVVLADAARAAGWAGATDVQIIAIGERAMLASACGDHGTAETLAEEGRELVYEDRLDTYATSAAELAAAARAGLRRCRWDQARADLSAAERLTEELGDALPWFAVQTRMELARAHLTLRDAEGAGGHLDQAVEILGRHPHLGLLERQANALRDEIASTREVGDFTGSGLTAAELRLLPLLATHLSFREIGERLFVSRNTIKTQAISVYRKLGVSNRSAAIDRAAEIGLVDPAAPAGAGGLSAIA from the coding sequence GTGGAGCTGGCGGCGGTCGCCCCGGCTGAGCAGACCAGCCCGGCGCCGCCGCCGTTCGACGTGATCGATTCCAAGGTGCGCGTCCCGGCGGTGCCCGAGGGCAGCGTTTCGCGCGTCGGTCTGGTGAACCGGCTGCGCACGACGACCACCACTCCGGTGGTGCTCGTCGCGGCGCCTGCGGGATACGGCAAGACGACCCTGCTTGCGCAGTGGGCGGCCCGTGACGAGCGGCCCGCAGCGTGGGTCACGATCGACGAGCGCGACAACGACCCGCTCGTCCTGGTGCGGCACCTTGCCGTGGCGCTGGGCGGCGCCCGGCCCCTGCCGCCGTCCCTGCTCGAGGCGCTCGGGACGCCGGGCGCCTCGGTGTGGGCACGGGCGCTTCCGCGGCTGGTCGCGGCGATCGAAGCCGGCCGGGACGCGTTCGTCATGGTCCTGGACCGCGCCGACCGTCTCCACGAGCGCGAGGCGCTCGACGCAGTCGAGACGCTCGCCGCGCACATTCCCGAGGGGTCAATTCTGGCGCTCGCAGGTCGTAATGCGCCCGCGCTCCCGATCGGGCGCATGCGCGCGAACGGCCGCGTGCTCGAGATCGAAGCCGATGCGCTCGCCCTCAGCCGGCGGGAGGCGACGCTCCTGCTCCGCGGTGCGGGAGTCGATCCCAGCGACGACGAGGTGCGCTACCTCGTCGAGCAGACCGAGGGATGGCCCGCCGGCCTCGTGCTCGCCGCTCGCTGCATGCAGCGGCCCAACCAGCGTCTGGGGGAGCCGCTCGAGCTGGCCGGCGACGACCGCTACCTCGCGGACTACGTCCGTGGCGAGCACCTCGCCGACCTCGACGCGGAGACGCTGACGTTCCTGCGCCGCTCGGCGGTTCTCAGCCGCATGTCCGGGCCGCTCTGCGACGCCGTGCTCGAGACCTCCGGTTCGGGGAGGCGGCTGCGCGCCATCGACCGGTCGAACCTCTTCGTCGTCCCGCTGGACGCTTCGGGGAAGTGGTACCGGTACCACCACCTGTTCCGCGATGTCCTGCTGCGGGAGCTGGAGGACATCGAGGCGGAGCGGATCCCCGAGCTGAACGAGCGGGCGGCGGACTGGTTCGAGGCGCACGGCGACATGGAGGCCGCGCTCGACCCCGCGGCCGCCGCCGGCGACGTCGACCGGGTGGCACGGATCCTGGGATCGGTCGCCCTTCCGGCCGTGAGCAGCGGCCGGGCCGGCTCGGTCGAGCAGTGGCTGGACGGGTTCCCCGGCCGGGACGAGCTCGACCGGTACCCCGGGGTCGCCACCCTGGGCGCGTGGGTGCACGCGGTGCGCGGAAGTTCCGAGGAGGCGCACCAGTGGCTGCGGGCGGCCGAGGGCGGCACACCCGACGCCGAGATGCCGGACGGCTGCCTCTCGGCGCGGCCGTGGACGGCCGTCGTGCGGGCGGCCATGTGCAGCCACGGCGCCGACCGCATGCTGGCCGATGCGGAGTCGGCGCTGGCCGACCTGCCGACCGACAGCCGCTGGTATCCGATCGCGCTCCTCCTCCGCGGAGCGGCGCTGACCCTGCTCGGCGAGATCGACGAAGCGGACGTCGTCCTCGCCGACGCGGCTCGCGCGGCCGGCTGGGCCGGCGCGACCGACGTCCAGATCATCGCCATCGGCGAACGGGCGATGCTGGCATCGGCCTGCGGCGATCACGGCACGGCCGAGACGCTCGCGGAGGAGGGGCGGGAGCTCGTCTACGAGGATCGGCTGGACACCTATGCGACCAGCGCCGCCGAGCTGGCGGCCGCGGCCCGCGCCGGCCTGCGCCGGTGCCGCTGGGACCAGGCCCGTGCAGACCTGAGCGCCGCCGAGCGGCTCACCGAGGAGCTGGGCGACGCGCTGCCGTGGTTCGCGGTGCAGACCCGCATGGAGCTCGCCCGGGCGCACCTGACGCTGCGCGACGCCGAGGGGGCCGGCGGCCACCTCGACCAGGCCGTCGAGATCCTGGGCCGTCACCCGCACCTCGGGCTGCTCGAGCGCCAGGCCAACGCCCTCCGGGACGAGATCGCGTCGACCCGCGAAGTGGGGGACTTCACCGGATCGGGCCTGACGGCCGCCGAGCTGCGATTGCTCCCGCTGCTCGCCACTCACCTGTCGTTCCGCGAGATCGGCGAGCGCCTGTTCGTCTCCCGCAACACGATCAAGACGCAGGCGATCTCCGTCTACCGCAAGCTGGGCGTCTCGAACCGCAGCGCCGCCATCGACCGCGCGGCCGAGATCGGCCTCGTCGACCCCGCTGCGCCCGCGGGCGCCGGCGGCCTCAGCGCAATCGCGTAG
- a CDS encoding potassium channel family protein → MRSAAPGGVAGGQPGFGAVDPAEPPASAPRLALVCALLFAVIALMILLPRGPGANAVLSISIGCVLLVAVTTARVPTRWVVRISVIVALMAATSVLMILAFGDTAATAGLGMTTLLVVAVPVAIVSALRDARTVTIQAVFGAIAIYLIVGLAFALAANLSARISGDAYFAQVRTASLSQYVYFSYVTLATLGYGDLTPATAVGRLLAVFETIAGSLYLVTAVSLIVSRVGAERRPRSQR, encoded by the coding sequence GTGCGATCCGCGGCGCCTGGAGGGGTTGCCGGGGGCCAGCCCGGCTTCGGCGCGGTCGACCCGGCCGAGCCGCCCGCGTCCGCGCCCCGGCTGGCGCTCGTGTGCGCGCTGCTCTTCGCCGTCATCGCCCTGATGATCCTGCTGCCGCGCGGGCCCGGCGCCAACGCGGTTCTCTCCATCTCAATCGGCTGCGTGCTGCTGGTCGCCGTGACGACCGCCCGGGTGCCGACGCGCTGGGTGGTGCGCATCTCCGTCATCGTGGCCCTGATGGCGGCCACCTCGGTCCTGATGATCCTCGCCTTCGGCGACACCGCCGCGACCGCCGGGCTGGGTATGACGACGCTCCTCGTCGTCGCCGTCCCGGTCGCGATCGTGTCGGCGCTGCGCGACGCCCGCACCGTGACCATCCAGGCGGTGTTCGGCGCGATCGCGATCTACCTGATCGTCGGGCTGGCGTTCGCACTGGCAGCGAACCTCTCCGCCCGGATCTCGGGCGATGCGTACTTCGCCCAGGTGCGAACGGCGAGCCTCTCCCAGTACGTCTACTTCAGCTACGTCACCCTGGCCACGCTGGGGTACGGCGACCTCACGCCGGCCACGGCGGTCGGCCGGCTCCTCGCGGTGTTCGAGACCATCGCCGGGAGCCTCTACCTGGTCACCGCCGTGAGCCTGATCGTCTCGCGTGTCGGCGCCGAGCGGCGGCCTCGCTCGCAGCGCTAG
- a CDS encoding response regulator transcription factor, which yields MTALRIVLGEDSYLAREGIMRALEELEEVDVVATCADLDDLRTTIDAVQPDVVLTDIRMPPTNTDEGIRLARELRQSHPGIGVVVLSQHAEPLYAVALLEGGSDRRAYLLKERLKDEGELARALHEVAEGGSVVDPHIVERLVGAQSGSAGSRVDKLTPREREILGMIAEGRSNAAIARSLFITTRAVERHINAIFSRLELAESAEANRRVQAVLVYLAGLKAM from the coding sequence GTGACCGCCCTTCGCATCGTGCTGGGCGAGGACAGCTACCTGGCCCGCGAGGGCATCATGCGCGCCCTCGAGGAGCTCGAGGAGGTCGACGTCGTCGCCACATGCGCCGATCTCGACGATCTGCGTACGACGATCGACGCCGTGCAGCCGGACGTCGTCCTGACCGACATCCGCATGCCCCCGACGAACACCGACGAGGGCATCCGGCTCGCGCGCGAGCTGCGCCAGTCGCACCCCGGCATCGGCGTCGTCGTGCTCAGCCAGCACGCCGAGCCGCTCTACGCCGTGGCGCTGCTCGAGGGCGGATCCGACCGGCGCGCCTACCTGCTGAAGGAACGGCTCAAGGACGAGGGCGAGCTCGCCCGCGCGCTCCACGAGGTCGCAGAGGGCGGCTCCGTCGTCGACCCCCACATCGTCGAGCGGCTCGTCGGCGCCCAGTCCGGCAGCGCCGGCTCGCGGGTCGACAAGCTGACGCCGAGGGAGCGCGAGATCCTGGGGATGATCGCCGAGGGCCGCAGCAACGCCGCGATCGCGCGGTCCCTCTTCATCACGACCCGCGCGGTCGAGCGGCACATCAACGCGATCTTCAGCAGGCTCGAGCTGGCGGAGTCCGCCGAGGCCAACCGGCGCGTCCAGGCCGTGCTCGTCTATCTCGCCGGCCTGAAGGCGATGTAG
- a CDS encoding NfeD family protein gives MVLTLAIILALVLPHPADIIVLVLGVVGEVGEIVWGRRLARRWRPKTGVETLVGQTADVVVECRPRGQVRVHGELWEAQCEDGAAVGATVRIVGREELTLTVVPG, from the coding sequence ATGGTCCTGACGCTCGCCATCATCCTCGCTCTCGTGCTGCCGCATCCGGCCGACATCATCGTGCTGGTGCTCGGCGTGGTCGGCGAGGTCGGAGAGATCGTGTGGGGGCGCCGGCTGGCCCGCCGCTGGCGGCCGAAGACGGGAGTCGAGACGCTCGTCGGGCAGACCGCCGACGTCGTCGTCGAGTGCCGCCCTCGCGGCCAGGTGCGCGTGCACGGGGAGCTGTGGGAAGCGCAGTGCGAGGACGGCGCCGCGGTCGGCGCGACGGTGCGGATCGTCGGCCGTGAGGAGCTCACCCTGACGGTCGTCCCCGGATGA